One Pochonia chlamydosporia 170 chromosome 5, whole genome shotgun sequence DNA segment encodes these proteins:
- a CDS encoding sugar transporter (similar to Neosartorya fischeri NRRL 181 XP_001264578.1), with product MVSKTRVYNWYISLVAAMAMVLYGYDASVFNSVQASNNWLNWFGLNPKTDGYLIGLINTAYTIGAIVAGFFIGGPTADYLGRRWGIAIGCFVTIIATFMQTFSPYRALGCFIAGRVLVGIGQGMALTAGPVYIGEMAPSHIRGYIMAFWQLFYSVGSFLAYWINYACSKHRASLGEWDWKMVVIFQMLVPTIIIILLPFQPETPRWHIQRRGDVDAARASLKKIRDTEQEIEEELIAIREAIEYEKEITGVGYMALFKEPSIRRRLFLAFILNIGQQLTGQGTLNTYSTAIYKKVWPDTDTINLINALNATFGIIFTLNAVWTADRFGRRWLLLVGAVGMAAAMLMVSLVGLLTPDGPGGTKSQPVGIAIVFCLFLFIFFYKPSWGATTWIWTAEVFSMNVRAQAVGMCSQMQNVANTIFQQFFPIFLQNTGLKCLFFFMAMNVVLAFYVYFFIPETRRIPLEEIDVLFGDKDHTVKGAQLLGFTDDKAVTEITDRKNSAGTARQRQGEEISSA from the exons ATGGTGTCTAAAACGAGAGTGTACAACTG GTACATATCGCTGGTGGCAGCGATGGCCATGGTTCTGTATGGCTACGATGCGTCTGTCTTCAACTCTGTCCAGGCGTCGAACAACTGGCTGAATTGGTTTGGCCTCAACCCA AAAACGGATGGCTATCTCATCGGGTTGATCAACACGGCTTACACAATCGGTGCCATTGTGGCaggcttcttcatcggcgGACCAACA GCGGATTACCTAGGTCGACGATGGGGCATTGCAATCGGTTGCTTTGTCACTATTATAGCCACGTTTATGCAGACATTCTCGCCGTACCGAGCACTTGGCTGCTTTATTGCTGGTCGCGTGCTGGTAGGCATCGGCCAGGGCATGGCATTGA CCGCCGGTCCTGTCTATATTGGCGAAATGGCTCCGAGTCATATAAGAGGCTACATCATGGCCTTCTGGCAGCTATTCTACTCTGTCGGTTCGTTCCTCGCCTACTGGATCAACTATGCCTGCTCCAAGCACCGTGCCAGCCTCGGAGAATGGGACTGGAAAATGGTCGTCATCTTCCAAATGCTGGTTCCAACAATCATCATTATCCTTCTGCCATTCCAGCCCGAGACGCCCCGATGGCACATCCAGCGCCGAGGAGATGTTGATGCCGCCAGAGCTAGCTTGAAGAAGATTCGAGACACTGAGcaggaaattgaagaagaaCTAATTGCTATCCGTGAGGCAATCGAGTACGAAAAGGAGATTACCGGCGTGGGATACATGGCGCTGTTCAAAGAGCCTTCAATTCGCAGGCGACTTTTCCtggccttcatcttg AACATTGGCCAGCAACTTACCGGCCAGGGCACTCTCAATACCTACAGCACGGCCATCTACAAAAAGGTTTGGCCCGACACTGACACTATTAACCTCATCAACGCCCTCAATGCCACATTTGGAATCATCTTCACCCTCAACGCCGTATGGACAGCCGATCGTTtcggacgacgatggctcCTCCTCGTTGGCGCCGTGGGCATGGCCGCCGCCATGCTCATGGTCTCGCTTGTCGGCCTCCTCACCCCTGACGGACCAGGCGGCACCAAGAGCCAGCCAGTTGGTATCGCCATCGTGTTTTGCTTGTTCCTGTTCATATTCTTCTACAAACCGTCATGGGGAGCAACAACCTGGATTTGGACCGCCGAGGTCTTCTCCATGAATGTCCGCGCGCAGGCCGTGGGCATGTGCTCGCAGATGCAGAATGTCGCCAATACCATCTTCCAGCAGTTCTTTCCCATCTTCCTTCAGAATACGGGTCTGAAATGcctgttcttcttcatggctATGAATGTCGTTTTGGCGTTCTATGTGTACTTTTTCATTCCGGAGACGAGGAGGATTCCTCTGGAGGAGATTGACGTGCTGTTTGGTGACAAGGATCACACGGTCAAGGGAGCGCAGTTGCTTGGCTTTACGGATGATAAGGCGGTAACTGAGATTACGGACCGCAAGAATAGTGCGGGAACTGCAAGGCAGCGCCAGGGAGAAGAAATCTCGAGTGCGTAG
- a CDS encoding glycosyl hydrolases family 25 domain-containing protein, which produces MILSAVLLLASAAHALVHGVDSSTLVPTATYSKVHSEGFTKAVIRGYQEACASGGRVDPNFVPSYNNAKAAGFTNIDTYWLPCNGSGNKCKSYAEQLGELQNAIKSNNMQIGRIWVDIEKDMACNNWNYGQGGNLREARSLTSALRTSGVQFGIYSSAAEWGGIFGSLGTVVDSSVPLWFATYDRVEDLHMKTPFGGWTSAFGKQYSDMSASGKFNLNVFSS; this is translated from the coding sequence ATGATTCTCTCAGCAGTCCTACTCCTTGCCTCCGCCGCCCACGCCCTCGTCCACGGCGTAGACAGCTCAACTTTGGTTCCCACGGCCACGTACTCCAAAGTGCACAGCGAAGGATTCACCAAGGCCGTCATCCGCGGCTATCAAGAAGCCTGCGCCTCCGGAGGCAGAGTAGATCCCAATTTCGTCCCAAGCTACAACAACGCGAAAGCCGCAGGATTCACCAACATCGACACTTACTGGTTGCCCTGCAACGGCAGTGGCAACAAGTGCAAATCATATGCCGAACAGCTTGGAGAACTCCAGAATGCCATCAAGTCCAACAATATGCAAATCGGCCGCATCTGGGTCGATATTGAAAAGGACATGGCGTGCAACAACTGGAACTATGGCCAGGGTGGTAACTTGAGGGAGGCTCGGTCGTTGACTTCCGCCTTGAGAACTTCGGGTGTTCAATTTGGCATCTATTCGTCTGCCGCGGAATGGGGTGGCATTTTCGGCAGTCTTGGTACGGTTGTGGACAGCAGTGTTCCGCTTTGGTTTGCGACATATGATCGCGTTGAGGATCTGCACATGAAGACGCCGTTTGGGGGGTGGACGAGCGCTTTTGGCAAGCAGTATAGTGACATGTCGGCTTCTGGGAAGTTCAATTTGAACGTTTTTAGCTCCTAA
- a CDS encoding benzoate 4-monooxygenase cytochrome P450 (similar to Neosartorya fischeri NRRL 181 XP_001260306.1): MYAILLSTAGISLLLAYFILWPIIIYFKDPKGLRKFPVLHPLAGFTNLIFVGEALRGFRSKTLQDMHKTHAVIRTGPNSLSYGDLGAIKDIYGHGTKCLKGAFYETLAGTHFHLADVVDKTEHSRKRRALAAAYAIKNLENWEHKVADKVERFIKAVDGACTEPMKPGLSRPDPADLTFDYRKYTNFFTVDAIADIGLSERLGFLDAGDDLTEAERMDGSVYHVNFRQCLHSTARAQSCLAWMERWYGFACKASKLLSKDFSRWWYLNEGWNDLVYRRATKRLQRYRAGEKLADFFQSLMDHSETNPLEWGEIVAEVSIMMNAGSDTTAIAMNNAMYWLLKNPSCLDKLREEVDSVLSEDEIIAPYEKVKHLPYLRACLDEALRITPPTTFGLPRRTPPEGSVILGDFIPGDTTVSISAYVAHRDEKIFPDPESYNPDRWLGDGGKALQPHFISFSAGARGCIGRNISYLEQTVLLASVVHRYNMALPSSEWEQDRLEAFNLMPGPMPIKIWRRQRESCT, translated from the coding sequence ATGTACGCAATTCTCCTTTCAACGGCGGGTATTTCACTTCTGCTCGCATATTTTATCCTTTGGCCTATCATCATATACTTCAAAGACCCCAAAGGACTAAGAAAATTCCCCGTCCTTCACCCCCTGGCCGGTTTCACAAACTTGATCTTTGTCGGAGAGGCACTACGGGGGTTCCGATCAAAAACCCTCCAGGATATGCACAAAACCCATGCCGTGATTCGCACAGGACCCAATTCTCTCTCGTATGGAGACCTCGGCGCAATCAAGGACATATACGGCCACGGTACGAAATGCTTAAAGGGCGCCTTCTACGAAACCTTGGCGGGTACGCATTTCCACCTTGCTGATGTAGTAGACAAGACGGAACACAGCCGCAAGCGCAGAGCTCTAGCAGCGGCATACGCCATAAAGAATCTGGAGAACTGGGAACACAAAGTGGCAGACAAGGTGGAAAGGTTCATCAAGGCGGTCGATGGTGCTTGCACGGAGCCCATGAAACCCGGGTTGTCCAGACCTGACCCTGCCGATCTTACTTTCGATTATCGGAAATATACAAACTTCTTCACGGTCGATGCAATTGCAGATATTGGACTCAGTGAACGTCTTGGATTTCTGGATGCTGGCGATGATCTCACCGAAGCGGAGCGAATGGATGGGTCAGTTTATCATGTCAACTTTCGTCAGTGCCTCCATTCCACTGCTCGGGCTCAGTCGTGTCTTGCCTGGATGGAAAGATGGTATGGCTTCGCCTGCAAAGCATCCAAGCTGCTGTCCAAAGATTTCTCCCGGTGGTGGTACTTGAACGAAGGGTGGAACGACCTAGTGTACCGCCGCGCGACGAAACGACTCCAGCGGTATCGAGCCGGTGAGAAACTCGCCGACTTTTTCCAGTCTCTCATGGACCACAGTGAGACCAATCCCCTTGAATGGGGAGAAATCGTCGCCGAGGTGTCCATCATGATGAATGCAGGATCTGACACGACTGCCATTGCGATGAACAACGCCATGTACTGGCTACTCAAGAACCCCAGTTGCCTCGACAAGCTCAGAGAAGAAGTCGACTCGGTGTTGTCCGAAGACGAAATAATCGCTCCATATGAGAAGGTAAAGCATCTGCCCTATCTGCGGGCATGTCTAGATGAAGCTCTCCGGATAACACCACCTACAACTTTTGGCCTGCCGCGGCGGACCCCCCCGGAGGGTTCAGTAATATTAGGCGACTTCATCCCCGGAGACACGACTGTTTCCATATCTGCGTATGTCGCTCACAGAGACGAGAAGATCTTCCCTGATCCTGAAAGCTACAACCCCGATCGTTGGTTGGGAGATGGCGGCAAGGCTCTGCAACCGCATTTTATATCATTCAGTGCTGGGGCACGAGGATGCATCGGGCGGAATATCAGCTATTTGGAACAGACTGTATTGTTGGCGAGTGTGGTTCACAGGTATAACATGGCTCTTCCATCGTCGGAATGGGAGCAGGATAGACTGGAGGCGTTTAATCTTATGCCTGGTCCGATGCCAATTAAGATTTGGCGACGACAGCGAGAGAGTTGCACTTAA
- a CDS encoding lysine decarboxylase-like protein (similar to Metarhizium acridum CQMa 102 XP_007810282.1), protein MSSNTPIAGQNGIAATNGTNGTTNGTPRARICVFCGSSGGASPAHMEAARQLGRVMAENNIDLVYGGGTVGLMGEVAKTVCSINGPESVHGIIPEALVRYERDGTYQTVNINNQVVPTESVYGRTTVVKDMHTRKKLMAEEVFNGGPGSGFIGLSGGYGTMEEVFEVITWNQLGIHTKGICLLNIEGYWDGIVQWVAKASEQGFVKPGNESIVVSASDAEGAVKALRDYKVSEATFKLQWGKQ, encoded by the exons ATGTCGTCCAATACACCCATCGCAGGCCAGAATGGCATCGCCGCTACAAACGGCACCAATGGTACCACCAACGGCACTCCTCGTGCCAGGATTTGCGTCTTCTGTGGCTCCAGCGGCGGCGCCAGCCCTGCACACATGGAGGCAGCTCGACAACTAGGCAGAGTAATGGCCGAGAACAACATTGACTTGG TATACGGCGGTGGTACAGTCGGCCTCATGGGCGAGGTCGCCAAAACGGTCTGCTCCATCAACGGGCCCGAGTCGGTCCACGGCATCATTCCCGAAGCCCTAGTCAGATATGAGCGAGACGGCACCTATCAAAccgtcaacatcaacaaccaaGTCGTTCCAACCGAGTCCGTCTACGGGCGCACCACTGTTGTCAAGGACATGCACACCAGGAAGAAGCTCATGGCCGAGGAGGTCTTCAACGGCGGGCCCGGCAGCGGCTTCATTGGCCTGAGCGGTGGTTACGGCACCATGGAAGAAGTATTCGAAGTCATTACATGGAATCAGCTGGGCATCCACACCAAGGGCATCTGCCTGCTCAATATTGAGGGATACTGGGACGGAATTGTACAGTGGGTAGCCAAGGCATCCGAGCAAGGCTTCGTCAAGCCAGGTAACGAGAGTATCGTGGTTTCTGCGTCCGACGCAGAGGGTGCGGTCAAGGCGTTGCGAGACTACAAAGTTTCTGAAGCTACTTTCAAGCTTCAGTGGGGCAAACAATAG
- a CDS encoding NADPH cytochrome P450 (similar to Neosartorya fischeri NRRL 181 XP_001260308.1) produces the protein MSKIPSIDIPAEFIPRTLPDIAALILAGAISTAYLLKGYAWDKPDPYHHLWFEKPTEKYSKSRALATTSTRNVAEKLEQDAKDAVIFWGSQSGTAETLATRLAKECLARFNLQVLCADLADYDPDTICLIPNTKFAIFIISTYGEGDPSDNTSAFWHWLHQRAQPIPRLDSLRYVAFGLGNSNYRYFNRVIDVVSDALDKAGAQRLMPVDKADDAKGGTEEYFLDWKDSLFDLFRGTLKFTEQDLIYKPSVQVVQDESLSQSDLYLGEQDHHSVANGESPVLSLVVANAHNPCPSSSQGYVHLELDLGTTGNLRYRTGDHLAVYPTNPDNEVELLLRAIGYDEERSTSAILIQPVEEGHNIKIPSPTTLQALFRHYLEICAPVSRESLRQLAAYAPNAQSRKLLLSLADDKDAYTAFISSNHVNLGRILSITAPGLVWNLLPISYLAESLPVMRPRYYSISSSSAISSHRVAITVGVVSSKLTGNHSVTIPGITSSYLQKINHGLKSPATSGPRNANESKGYRIYASIRQSAFKLPMLSSIPLIMIAAGTGIAPFRAFSLERARLHSVGQPVGRMLLFFGCRTQLDFLYKDELFHTAVSLGDALEIVTAFSRETDSPKLYVQNRVAERQSQVCQMLEDRANVYICGRVSMAKEVGKVLEDAMKARKGWDDVETKRWVENTKRGKKWLEDVWG, from the exons ATGTCCAAGATACCGTCAATTGACATTCCGGCGGAGTTCATCCCAAGAACACTCCCGGATATTGCTGCTCTCATACTAGCCGGAGCGATCTCAACTGCGTACTTATTAAAGGGATATGCCTGGGACAAGCCAGATCCATATCATCATCTATGGTTCGAGAAACCAACAGAAAAGTACTCCAAGTCCCGAGCCTTGGCAACTACATCAACAAGAAATGTAGCCGAAAAACTAGAACAAGAC GCCAAAGATGCCGTCATTTTCTGGGGATCTCAATCAGGCACTGCAGAAACCCTAGCCACTAGACTTGCAAAAGAATGCCTCGCACGCTTCAACTTGCAAGTCTTGTGCGCAGACCTGGCAGACTACGACCCAGACACCATCTGCCTCATACCAAACACGAAATTTGCCATCTTTATCATATCCACATATGGGGAGGGAGATCCCAGCGACAACACATCAGCTTTTTGGCATTGGCTTCATCAGCGGGCGCAGCCTATTCCTCGACTGGATAGCTTGCGCTACGTGGCTTTTGGTCTCGGAAACAGCAACTACAGATATTTCAACAGAGTCATTGACGTTGTCTCAGATGCATTGGACAAGGCTGGCGCTCAACGACTCATGCCTGTTGACAAAGCGGATGACGCGAAAGGAGGCACTGAGGAATACTTTCTGGACTGGAAGGACAGCCTATTTGACCTTTTTCGAGGGACGTTGAAGTTTACGGAGCAGGACCTCATATACAAACCAAGCGTTCaagttgtccaagatgaGTCGCTGTCGCAGAGCGATTTATACCTTGGGGAACAAGATCACCATTCCGTTGCTAATGGCGAGTCGCCCGTCTTGTCGCTTGTTGTCGCCAATGCACACAATCCATGTCCCTCGTCATCGCAGGGCTACGTCCATCTGGAGCTCGATCTTGGGACAACGGGCAATTTGCGGTATCGAACCGGTGATCATCTTGCCGTCTATCCTACGAATCCAGACAATGAGGTAGAACTGCTCTTGAGAGCCATCGGCTACGACGAAGAGCGTTCTACCTCCGCGATCCTCATTCAgcctgttgaagaaggccacAATATCAAAATTCCAAGTCCGACTACACTTCAAGCATTGTTCCGGCATTACCTGGAAATATGTGCCCCTGTATCGCGAGAGTCACTCAGGCAGTTGGCCGCGTATGCACCGAATGCCCAATCTCGCAAGCTTCTCCTGTCACTAGCAGATGACAAAGACGCATATACGGCCTTTATATCCAGTAATCACGTCAATCTTGGTAGGATCCTCTCAATAACTGCCCCGGGTCTGGTTTGGAACCTCTTGCCTATATCCTATCTAGCGGAATCACTACCCGTCATGCGACCGCGGTACTATTccatttcctcttcaagcGCTATATCGTCTCACCGCGTAGCCATCACCGTCGGTGTAGTGTCTTCAAAATTGACTGGAAATCACTCGGTTACAATCCCTGGCATCACGAGCAGTTACTTGCAGAAAATCAATCACGGCCTGAAGAGTCCAGCTACCAGTGGCCCTCGCAATGCCAATGAAAGTAAGGGATATCGTATTTACGCATCTATTCGTCAATCGGCGTTCAAGCTCCCGATGCTCAGCTCCATACCGTTGATAATGATTGCCGCCGGCACGGGCATTGCACCATTCCGCGCCTTCAGTCTCGAGCGAGCGAGACTCCATTCTGTTGGACAACCTGTTGGTCGTATGTTGCTGTTTTTTGGGTGCCGAACTCAACTGGACTTTTTGTACAAAGATGAACTTTTTCACACGGCTGTTTCTTTGGGTGATGCGCTGGAAATAGTGACAGCTTTCTCTAGGGAGACCGACAGCCCGAAGTTGTATGTGCAGAATCGGGTTGCAGAACGGCAGTCGCAGGTATGTCAGATGTTGGAGGATAGGGCGAACGTCTATATTTGTGGCCGGGTGTCCATGGCGAAGGAGGTCGGAAAGGTTTTGGAGGATGCAATGAAGGCGAGGAAGGGGTGGGATGATGTGGAAACGAAACGATGGGTTGAAAACACAAAGAGAGGCAAGAAATGGTTGGAGGACGTGTGGGGATAG
- a CDS encoding ClpTM1 domain-containing protein (similar to Coccidioides immitis RS XP_001239178.1): protein MSGVEQVIRQPQGQPQRQPERHGFNFNKLLLGGAVYFGLNLALSYFLAKDQRGVEVTDPNTGKPITVASNLGDIPAFELRPSQLDEGAQYRPIPRKIAPIWPQDSHVDVVVTLSPSFNPIPISETPAEYVVLQEKNFHMGNGSEKRTVDTKFTVPKAVQNNGTLWGHFYVGLTGSKLDPRQPGYDTAKAYHFAYPLTQYLPKKKTAKTRNLLDNRAEGEEPEEEEPTGPIISSHYHPNASFAFVPAMGVKDFSTLHPAVKHFLRLEATGARDGSGQDGWYYPLLFINNFWQLTTHMTVLNETVKELPLHIDLTSMAFWKFSTLASIELNSKETARQAAFGQSLPTGGDGSEIEMVKEIFIDTNPILLGITIVVSIAHVILETLAFGSDIAHYRKKKDNVGISVRSILANVFMQTVIFLYLLDNSQNTSWMILGSQVVGIVIEFWKVTTVVDVRLRPSAPGSLLPYSVVFEDKHKLTETEEKTKEYDAVAFKYMYIVAVPLLIAYGIYSLVYESHKSWYSFIITTLVGSVYAYGFLMMVPSLYINYRLKSVAHMPAKAMMYKFLNTFIDDLFAFTIKMPFLHRLATFRDDIIFFIYIYQRWAYKTDYTRVNEFGQGGEDEEPAAQDKDKKDKKDKEAIEAKTTAEVKPEGKATGTDAGKATKRK from the exons ATGTCGGGGGTTGAGCAAGTAATCCGGCAGCCCCAGGGCCAGCCGCAGCGACAACCAGAACGCCAT GGATTCAACTTCAATaaacttcttcttggcggTGCCGTTTACTTTGGGCTCAACCTTGCCTTGTCCTACTTCCTTGCCAAAGATCAACGAGGCGTTGAAGTGACCGATCCCAACACAGGCAAGCCCATCACCGTTGCATCCAATCTGGGCGACATTCCCGCCTTTGAGCTTCGTCCATCCCAGCTTGATGAGGGCGCGCAGTATCGACCGATTCCTCGCAAAATTGCCCCAATTTGGCCCCAAGACAgccatgtcgatgtcgtCGTGACTCTTTCGCCATCCTTCAACCCTATCCCCATCTCGGAGACCCCGGCCGAGTACGTTGTGCTGCAGGAAAAGAACTTCCACATGGGCAACGGCTCCGAAAAGCGTACTGTCGATACCAAGTTTACCGTTCCCAAGGCCGTTCAGAATAATGGAACTCTCTGGGGTCACTTCTATGTTGGCCTCACTGGCAGCAAGCTGGATCCCCGTCAGCCTGGTTATGACACTGCCAAAGCATACCACTTCGCCTATCCATTGACTCAGTATCttcccaagaagaagactgcTAAAACAAGAAACCTGCTTGATAACCGCGCCGAAGGTGAGGAACCAGAAGAGGAGGAGCCGACGGGCcccatcatcagcagccaCTACCATCCCAATGCGAGTTTCGCCTTTGTACCCGCGATGGGTGTCAAGGACTTCAGCACCCTTCACCCTGCTGTCAAACACTTTCTCCGTCTTGAGGCCACAGGTGCCCGCGACGGAAGTGGGCAAGATGGGTGGTACT ATCCTCTCTtgttcatcaacaactttTGGCAACTCACCACACACATGACTGTTCTCAATGAAACCGTCAAGGAGCTTCCGCTGCATATTGATTTGACCagcatggcgttttggaaATTCAGTACTCTGGCATCAATCGAGTTGAACTCAAAGGAAACCGCCCGCCAGGCTGCATTCGGCCAGTCCTTGCCCACCGGTGGTGACGGTTCCGAGATTGAAATGGTCAAGGAGATCTTCATCGACACGAACCCAATCTTGTTGGGCATTACGATTGTCGTCAGTATTGCACACGTCATTCTCGAGACGCTTGCCTTTGGCTCTGATATTGCCCACTatcgcaagaagaaggacaatgTTGGCATCTCGGTGCGCTCCATCCTGGCCAATGTGTTCATGCAGACAGTCATCTTCCTGTACCTGCTTGACAACTCGCAGAATACAAGTTGGATGATTCTCGGTTCACAAGTTGTCGGCATTGTCATCGAGTTCTGGAAGGTCACAACAGTTGTGGACGTGCGCTTGCGGCCGTCGGCACCCGGCTCGCTGCTACCGTACTCTGTGGTCTTTGAAGACAAGCACAAGCTTACCGAGACGGAAGAAAAGACCAAGGAGTACGATGCTGTCGCGTTCAAATACATGTACATTGTGGCTGTGCCTCTGCTGATTGCCTATGGCATCTACTCTCTTGTGTACGAATCCCACAAGTCGTGGTACTcgttcatcatcaccactctCGTTGGATCAGTCTATGCTTATGGCTTCCTCATGATGGTCCCCTCTCTGTACATCAACTACCGTCTCAAGAGCGTGGCTCACATGCCTGCCAAGGCCATGATGTACAAGTTCCTCAACACCTTCATCGATGACTTGTTTGCCTTCACAATCAAGATGCCATTCCTGCATCGTCTAGCCACCTTCCGAGACGATatcattttcttcatctACATCTACCAGCGCTGGGCCTACAAGACTGATTACACCCGCGTCAATGAGTTTGGTcagggtggtgaggatgaagagcCCGCCGCccaggacaaggacaagaaggacaagaaggacaaggaggcaATTGAAGCCAAGACGACGGCTGAGGTGAAACCTGAGGGCAAGGCCACGGGCACTGACGCCGGCAAGGCTACCAAGAGAAAATAG
- a CDS encoding proteasome subunit alpha (similar to Metarhizium acridum CQMa 102 XP_007810281.1), whose amino-acid sequence MFRNNYDNDSVTFSPQGRIFQIEYAAEAVKQGSVVVGIRNAEELSSYQKKLFSIDEHAGIAIAGLTSDARVLSNFMKQQCLGHRLTYGRSIPLRSLVDMIGEKAQINTQVYGKRPYGVGLLVAGVDEKGPHLFEFQPSGMTEEMVAFAIGARSQMARTYLERNVDAFADCSREELVKHGLKALRESLVQDKELTVENTSVGLVGVQGEGMKDIEAFKLYEEFEVKQWIDSVGEGQGTGEGEEGMDVDS is encoded by the exons ATGTTCAGAAACAACTATGACAACGATTCCGTCACATT CTCGCCGCAAGGCCGAATATTCCAAATCGAATACGCCGCCGAGGCCGTGAAGCAAGGatccgtcgtcgtcggcatc AGAAACGCCGAAGAACTATCATCCTACcaaaagaagctcttctccATCGACGAACATGCCGGCATTGCCATTGCAGGCCTCACCTCGGACGCCCGCGTCCTCTCCAACTTCATGAAGCAGCAATGTCTGGGTCACCGCCTGACGTACGGCCGCTCCATCCCGCTCCGATCGCTCGTCGACATGATTGGCGAAAAGGCCCAGATCAACACCCAAGTATACGGCAAGCGGCCGTACGGCGTGGGTTTGCTGGTTGCCGGTGTGGATGAGAAGGGCCCGCACTTGTTTGAGTTTCAGCCGTCTGGCATGACGGAGGAAATGGTTGCCTTTGCTATTGGTGCGCGTAGCCAGATGGCGAGGACGTACCTGGAGCGCAATGTGGATGCGTTTGCTGATTGCTCGAGGGAGGAGCTGGTCAAGCATGGGCTCAAGGCGCTGCGGGAGAGTTTGGTGCAGGATAAGGAGTTGACGGTGGAGAACACGTCTGTCGGTTTAGTTGGCGTGCAGGGCGAGGGGATGAAGGATATCGAGGCGTTTAAGCTCTATGAGGAGTTTGAGGTTAAGCAGTGGATTGATAGCGTTGGTGAGGGTCAAGGCACTGGTGAAGGTGAGGAGGGCATGGACGTTGACAGCTAG